ACCCTTTTCACCTCAACGAAACAACCGACACCTCACAAAGGAGCAACTCATGAAAGTACGGAACTCGCTGCGGGCCCTGAAGAAAATACCGGGCGCACAGATCGTCCGCCGCCGCGGGCGGACCTTCGTCATCAACAAGAAAAACCCCCGAATGAAAGCCCGCCAGGGCTAATCCTGGCGCGTGCTCACGAAGGGCAGAGGCTGCTGACAGAGTGTGGCCCTGTACCTGGTGCCTGTTCCGGCACTGAGGCAGCGCCTTACATCCCCGCAGGCCTTAGTCGCCGGCAGCCATGGGCGTTGCCGTCATGGTCAGCACGAATGCTGCTGACCGGCGCGGTTGGTCCGGGCCGGGGACTGCCCTTCGACGCCGCCGGCCGGAGTGCTGCAGCTTCTTCCCTGCCACTTGCCTGGGGGAGGGGCTCACACGCCACCAGGGCGGGCGGGCAGCAGCTTTCGCCTTTCCATGCGTCCCGGCCCTCCTTGGGTGCTGCCGCGGCAATGATGAGCGCAGCCACCGGACCAGCCCAGCGTGCTGTTCAGGACCAGCCCGAGCAGCAGGACCCCTGATAGGTAGGTGCACAACGGGGTCTGGCGCGAATCGGCAACAGCTGACCGGCAGCCCAGCTCCCGGCCCGCCCGGCGCTGCGCCAGCGACAGGAACGGTATCACCGCCAGGCTCGCGGCCGCAAGGACAATGCCCACAGCAGAGTGCTCCGCTTCGGCGGCAATACATCAAGCACTGTATTCAAAAAGCGCTGTATCGTTTGGTGCGGGGCCACCGCCTGTTAAGAATGAGGAGTCAGCACCTTGCCTAAGAGCAAAGTCCGCAAGAAAGCCAAAGTGAAGATCAGCCTGGAACGCCAGGGGTC
The Arthrobacter sp. PGP41 genome window above contains:
- the ykgO gene encoding type B 50S ribosomal protein L36, with translation MKVRNSLRALKKIPGAQIVRRRGRTFVINKKNPRMKARQG